In Malus sylvestris chromosome 15, drMalSylv7.2, whole genome shotgun sequence, a single genomic region encodes these proteins:
- the LOC126602176 gene encoding IAA-amino acid hydrolase ILR1-like 4, translating to MICILHPSTKFQPHSPYPSPLPPCKSMASGKWVPPIFTVLLILLLLISSASSLTPEELAQIPVKFLDFAKSQELFDYMVGVRRKIHENPELGFEEFETSKLIRDELDQMDVRYKYPFAGTGVVGFVGSGGPPFVAIRADMDALAMQESVEWEHKSKVAGKMHACGHDAHVAMLLGAAKILQEHRQELQGTVVLVFQPAEEGGGGAKKMVDEGALENVGAIFGLHVAANHPIGSVASRSGPFFAASGFFEAVISGKGGHAAIPQHTIDPILAASFVIVSLQHLVSREANPLDSQVVTVRKFQGGGAFNVLKESFMHLKQRIEEVITRQASVQRCNATVLFNEKAKPFYPVVINDRDLHQHFLNVAGDLLGPRNIVERQPTMGAEDFAFYQEVIPGYFFAVGMKNESQGELESGHSPNFRVNEDVLPYGAALHVSLATRYLLENQPESTSSKGNSQDEL from the exons ATGATTTGCATCCTACACCCTTCTACAAAATTTCAACCCCACTCTCCATATCCATCACCACTTCCACCGTGCAAATCCATGGCGTCCGGCAAATGGGTCCCCCCGATTTTTACTGTTTTACTGATTCTCCTGCTTCTCATTTCTTCAGCCAGTTCTTTGACCCCGGAAGAGTTGGCCCAAATCCCGGTGAAGTTCCTTGACTTCGCCAAAAGTCAGGAGCTTTTCGATTACATGGTGGGAGTCAGAAGGAAAATACATGAAAACCCAGAACTTGGTTTCGAGGAATTCGAGACCAGTAAGCTTATCAGAGACGAACTTGATCAGATGGACGTCCGTTACAAATACCCATTCGCCGGAACCGGCGTTgttggctttgttgggagtggtGGACCGCCGTTCGTTGCGATTCGAGCGGATATGGATGCTCTGGCTATGCAG GAGAGTGTGGAGTGGGAGCACAAGAGCAAAGTTGCAGGGAAGATGCATGCTTGTGGACATGATGCTCATGTTGCCATGCTTCTTGGTGCTGCAAAGATACTTCAAGAACATCGACAAGAATTACAG GGAACAGTTGTTCTTGTTTTCCAACCAGCTGAGGAAGGAGGTGGAGGAGCAAAGAAGATGGTAGATGAAGGGGCTCTGGAGAATGTTGGTGCCATCTTTGGGTTGCATGTCGCCGCTAATCACCCCATTGGTTCAGTGGCCTCCAGGTCTGGCCCTTTTTTTGCTGCCAGTGGTTTTTTTGAGGCGGTAATAAGTGGGAAGGGGGGTCACGCTGCCATTCCACAGCACACAATAGACCCGATCTTGGCCGCTTCATTTGTTATTGTTAGTCTGCAGCATCTTGTTTCACGTGAAGCCAACCCCTTGGATTCACAG GTTGTTACTGTTAGAAAATTCCAAGGAGGCGGTGCTTTCAATGTCTTGAAGGAAAGCTTTATGCATCTTAAACAAAGAATTGAAGAG GTCATCACTAGACAAGCCAGCGTACAGAGGTGCAATGCAACTGTCCTATTCAACGAAAAGGCTAAGCCCTTTTACCCCGTAGTCATTAACGACAGAGATCTGCATCAACACTTCCTAAATGTTGCGGGAGATTTGCTAGGCCCTCGGAACATAGTTGAGAGGCAACCAACGATGGGTGCAGAAGACTTCGCATTTTATCAAGAAGTAATTCCAGGATACTTCTTCGCGGTCGGTATGAAGAACGAGTCTCAAGGAGAGCTCGAATCAGGGCATTCACCGAACTTCAGAGTAAACGAAGATGTGCTTCCGTATGGAGCGGCATTACATGTATCCTTGGCCACAAGGTACCTACTTGAAAATCAACCGGAATCTACTTCGTCTAAAGGGAACTCTCAAGATGAATTGTGA
- the LOC126605977 gene encoding uncharacterized protein LOC126605977, with amino-acid sequence MQSLELKYDEQCDCWVLEPFDGSIHSVSKSLPSPSSFSAPSPSCFTSPTTYFTVPSLPKPREGRCLFGKIVVRFWKCFKPRLYSGTAKNDSNGMRPCGGDDSAKTRSGMQSPLQGQHHAEYYSAMSADERDENLKEVIFYCRKSSSTEPTEVMVEN; translated from the exons ATGCAGAGTTTAGAGTTGAAGTATGATGAACAATGTGATTGTTGGGTTTTGGAGCCCTTTGATGGCTCCATTCATTCTGTGTCGAAATCACTTCCCTCACCAAGTAGCTTTTCTGCACCATCACCAAGCTGCTTTACTTCTCCCACAACTTACTTCACCGTCCCTAGTTTACCCAAGCCACGCGAAGGGAGGTGCTTGTTTGGGAAGATTGTGGTTCGGTTTTGGAAGTGTTTTAAGCCTAGACTTTATTCGGGGACTGCGAAAAATGATTCCAACGGAATGAGGCCTTGTGGTGGTGATGATTCAGCCAAAACGAGAAGCGGAATGCAGTCACCCCTGCAGGGACAACATCATGCTGAGTATTATTCTGCAATGAGTGCTGATGAGCGTGACGAGAATCTGAAGGAGGTGATCTTCTACTGCAGGAAGTCTAGTTCTACAGAACCTACAGAAGTG ATGGTAGAAAACTGA